Part of the Mycolicibacterium mageritense genome is shown below.
CGGCGAGTGTCTTGTTGGGTGCCATCACGAGCGTCGGCCGTTGCAGCCGCTCGATGAGCCACGCGGTGGTGGCCGACTTCCCGGTGCCGGTGGCGCCGAGCAGCACCACGTCGCGCTCGCCGGCCTGGATGCGGCGTTCCAACTCGTCGATGGCCGCGGGCTGGTCACCCGCCGGCTCGTACTCGCTGACCACCTCGAACCGGCCGCCGGTGCGGACCAGGCCGTTCACGGCATCGCCAGCTGGTCGGTACTCAGAGTGCGCGAGCACCGGATGTTCGGTCGCGAAAGCCATGTTCACCAGGGTAGAACTGCCCGCCGACAAGTTCCTGATGTGTTCACTGCCCGCGTAGGCTGACCGCATCCACCCGCCGAAGAACGAGACGTTTGACCTGCTCGCCCGCACGAACACGGACCCGAAGGGCATCGTGCGGGCGGTCGACGTGTACACCGTCGAGCCGTGGGGGCTCTACATGGCCAGGCCGACTCCGGGCCGCGCGCAGTTCCACTATCTGGAGTCCTGGCTGCTGCCGACGCTGAACCTGCGGGTCAGCGTTTTCCACTTCAACCCGGGTCACGAGCGCGAACAGGACTTCTACCTCGACATCGGGCGGTTCACGCCGGGACCGACCGCGTGGCATTCAGAGGACCACTACCTGGATCTGGTGCTCCGCACGGGCGCGGGAGTCGAGCTGTGCGACGTCGACGAACTGCTCACCGCGGTCCGCCACGGACTGCTGCCGCCGGAAGCCGGCGAAACCGCGATCCAGACCGCCGCGGAGGCAATCGACGGCCTCGCCCGCAACGGCTACGACCTTCACCGGTGGCTGGCCGCCAATGGCATGGCCCTGTCGTGGCAAAACGCGTAAGGTCGGCGTTCATGAGTTCAACTAAGTATGCGTGGGGGGTGGCCGCCGTGGTGGCCGGGCTGCTCGCCGGCGCACAGTTGATTCCCGCGACGGCATCGGCCGATCCGGAAACTCCGCCCCAGCCACAGGTCGAGCCGCTGCCCGATCAGCAACTGCACAACGTCACCTACAAGGCCAGGATCGACGGCGTGTCCCGCAACGCGACGATCACCTACAAGATCGACGACAGCCAGGTCAACACGGCTGACCCGACCATGCTGCCGGGCCGCACGTTCGAGGCCACCGGCGTCGTGTCGGATCCGCAGCTGGCGGGCATGAAGGTGTCGATCGACTGGCCGTACTCGGCGAACCTGCACTGTGAGGTTCTTGTGGACGA
Proteins encoded:
- a CDS encoding DUF402 domain-containing protein — its product is MHPPKNETFDLLARTNTDPKGIVRAVDVYTVEPWGLYMARPTPGRAQFHYLESWLLPTLNLRVSVFHFNPGHEREQDFYLDIGRFTPGPTAWHSEDHYLDLVLRTGAGVELCDVDELLTAVRHGLLPPEAGETAIQTAAEAIDGLARNGYDLHRWLAANGMALSWQNA